Genomic window (Drosophila sulfurigaster albostrigata strain 15112-1811.04 chromosome 2R, ASM2355843v2, whole genome shotgun sequence):
CTTAATAAGGAATATGAACAATTAGTACTAACAATTCCTTCGATCATGCTTATTTTCAGAAATCCATATGCTTCGTCAAGCCTGAGATAAGCGCAATTCACAGCGAAGTTGTTTGTTCTTATACGGATATTTTACGCAAATCGGATTACAAAGCACGCTTTGGGCGCACTGTGCGGATAAAGGAGCCATATGTACTGCAGGAGAGTGATTTCGTGCGAGTTTCATGCCGCGCCGACAGCGGCGAGCGATGGCATGGCATGGCTTATGGAATTCGCGATACAGTTCAGCGTCCCGTGATGCCAAATCTATCTCCCAATTTGGCCGCACTGCCACCCGAAGTTATTGCGCAGgcacagcaacagttgcaggaTCTTCCCTCGATTCCGTACTATAATGTGCTAATGTTTGGGTTTGATTCCTTGAGCCGTAATGCTTTTATGCGTAAGCTGCCGCGCAGCTATAATTATCTGACCAAACAGCTGGGTGCCATTGTGCTCAAGGGTTACAATATTGTAGGCGATGGTACGCCACAGGCATTAATCCCCTTGTTAACTGGATATACGGAACTTGAGTTGCCGGAGACGAGGAAACGCGTGTCGGGCTCTGGTTACGTTGATGCGTATCCCATGATTTGGAAGGATTTTGCTCGTCTCGGCTATGTGACGTCGTTCAATGAGGACATGCCAAATGCGGGCACATTCACCTATCGAATGAATGGCTTTGAAACGCAGCCCACAGATCATTATTTGCGCACTTATTACATGCAAGCTTCGAACATTATGAGCGGCAGCTCGGCTAATTGCATTGGCAGTCAGCCAGATCACTTGATAATGATGGATTACACAAAGAATGTGAGTATGCTTAGCATTAAGCTTAATTCCAAGTATTTCTTACCAGCCATGGTTGCTTGCAGTTCATGTTGAAGTATCGGGATACGCCTCGATTTGTGTTTAGCTTCCACGGCGGTCTTTCGCATGATTCCATCAATCTTGTTGGCGCTGCCGATGACGATGTCCACGACTGGCTGGTGTCATTAAAAGAAAAGTCGCTGCTTGACGACACTATACTCATCTTTATGGCTGATCATGGTAATCGCTTTGCCGACGTACGTGCGACTCTGCAAGGCAAACAGGAGGAGCGTTTGCCCTTCTTTAGCTTTACCTTTCCGGAGTCGTTCAAGAAGCGCTTTTCGCAGGAGTACAAAAACTTTGTGGACAACGCGGAACGCCTCAGCACGCCATTCGATGTGCATGCCACACTCATGCATTTAATGCGTAAATATCTTTCAATTATTcgcaattatataaataattaatcttAATTATATCATAGAACTGGCACCGCCGAGTGTGGACGAATTAATAGCTGAAAACAGCTACGACAACACCCTAAATGAACCAAAGACggaagaaaataaagaaaaacacattcacataACAGAATTGGCGAAAACTCGTGCTATATCGCTCTTTGAACCGATATCAAGCAATCGTTCCTGCGCAGATGCATACATTGAGCCACATTGGTGCGCTTGCCTGAACTGGCTGCCGCTGCAACTGAACGATACACGCCTTGAGAGCGTTTTACTCAAAGCCGCCAACAGCATAGTGGATACCATAAATGCGGCAACTGCTGAGCGCCGTGAGATTTGTGCTCCGCTGCAATTGTTGCGCATCAATTGGGCATTGCGTTTGCAGCCACACAAGGAAATGCTGCAATTTAAATCGAATAGTGATGTCGATGGCTTTTTGGCCAACATGAATGGCCAGACTGTCGTACGGGATGAGTTGTATCAACTACAGGTGGTCACTCAGCCGGGCCTTGCTCTATATGAGGCGAGTGTCGCCTACAACTTGCAACACTTGAATACCACCACAAAACTTTCAGATATCTCGCGTGTCAATAAGTACGACACACAAGCCAAATGTATTTACGAACGCGATCCGGAATTGCGCAAATTTTGTTACTGCCGTGATTAGGTCTAGTCAATGGACAATGCACAAATCTGCATAGCACTTAGAAATCCGCGTCACAAGCCAATTCAAATGTCATCTTTAAGACTTGCTCtctatttcacaaattttagTTATATACATAGTTTTACTGTGTATTGTTAGAAGTCTGAATTCAGTTGTATTCTCGTGCCAAAGAATTCACTTTGTCACGTTTTTCCTTAAAATGTCTGTAGTTCCTTAGACACACCtcgaatatttaattttttaataagcaaAGTCGTTATTAAACTGATAACCTTGTGGCATAGTCATATATTtgaataccaaaaataatcaatattcttgtaatacttatacttattttctatgcaaataaatatttcttcagAACTCTGGTAGTCCCGTTTGAAATTGGCCTGAAGCActcttcattttttaaaagtacTTATTCCAAGGTAGAAGAAAATACATAACTAGATGAGGtgatatatatgtttatttctatataatgtgtattttatgttgtaatatttttcttaatttgctTGTACACTAATTTATTACAGATATCTTTatagatttttgtattttctgtaTGTAGAATATATATTAGTGCCTGTATAAATTCGTAATCGCATAATATTGCTATATACATTGTTATgatttacaacattttaatgcaCTTATCTGCCATAAATCGTAACGAGCAGATTTTGAGTAAATATAGAAACATATGTTTACCCTATTTgaataagtatatatatgcatatacatatatatgtaactTCCCTTGTCCGTTTATAATCTCATTTCCATGTTTCAAGTGGCACATTCAATAATTATGGTctgttaaaaatattcaattatgttTGTAATAACTGTTgtaatttattcatatataaatatatatattttatggtgaTGTATATAACTATAATACTTCGCACAATTTACGAATCTTAACTTTGGATTGGATGCTACGATTGAGTTTTCTCGATTGTTTCTCAATATTGCTAAttcttatattataaaaaaaaacatgtattGTAGTTTCTGCAGATTTGAAAGCTGTCACAATGTGATGATgggtaaataattaaaaat
Coding sequences:
- the LOC133837326 gene encoding uncharacterized protein LOC133837326, with the protein product MFRFKMRIPRRGVQKCILVSCVLLMFFTLYTLNVQEENVDKSLTIAIMERSIRSAMNQGECRQPHLPLDNPDIMKFYEPVNKIKCEAEVDWVMCEKSICFVKPEISAIHSEVVCSYTDILRKSDYKARFGRTVRIKEPYVLQESDFVRVSCRADSGERWHGMAYGIRDTVQRPVMPNLSPNLAALPPEVIAQAQQQLQDLPSIPYYNVLMFGFDSLSRNAFMRKLPRSYNYLTKQLGAIVLKGYNIVGDGTPQALIPLLTGYTELELPETRKRVSGSGYVDAYPMIWKDFARLGYVTSFNEDMPNAGTFTYRMNGFETQPTDHYLRTYYMQASNIMSGSSANCIGSQPDHLIMMDYTKNFMLKYRDTPRFVFSFHGGLSHDSINLVGAADDDVHDWLVSLKEKSLLDDTILIFMADHGNRFADVRATLQGKQEERLPFFSFTFPESFKKRFSQEYKNFVDNAERLSTPFDVHATLMHLMQLAPPSVDELIAENSYDNTLNEPKTEENKEKHIHITELAKTRAISLFEPISSNRSCADAYIEPHWCACLNWLPLQLNDTRLESVLLKAANSIVDTINAATAERREICAPLQLLRINWALRLQPHKEMLQFKSNSDVDGFLANMNGQTVVRDELYQLQVVTQPGLALYEASVAYNLQHLNTTTKLSDISRVNKYDTQAKCIYERDPELRKFCYCRD